The Sedimentisphaera salicampi genome includes a region encoding these proteins:
- the uxaC gene encoding glucuronate isomerase, giving the protein MDNFITDNFLLQTKTAQRLYHEFAKDLPLFDYHCHLPPKLVADDAQFENISQAWLAGDHYKWRAMRTNGVDEKFATGNASDREKFQKWAETIPYALKNPLHHWTHLELKRYFGIDELLSPASADRIYDKTSEMLRSSEYSTRNLMRMMNVKAVCTTDDPTDSLEHHKKIAEDGFEIKVLPTWRPDKAMGAEDTGKLIQWIDKLSETTDTEITDFDAYLEALNNRHSFFHENGCRISDHGLETVCAEDYSETEINSIFQKILSKKELSFDEVSKFKSAMLFELAVMNHSRGWAQQLHLGALRNNNSKMFNALGPDTGFDSILDAEIAKPLSKFLDRLNSKDSLAKTIIYNLNPRDNELIGSMIGNFQDGSIPGKMQFGTAWWFLDNKFGMERQIEALSSLGLLSRFIGMLTDSRSFLSYPRHEYFRRILCNILGSDIENGIVPEDIDSLGRMVQDICFKNAENYFQINLT; this is encoded by the coding sequence ATGGACAACTTTATAACAGATAATTTCCTCCTGCAAACTAAAACCGCCCAAAGGCTTTATCACGAATTCGCTAAGGATTTGCCTTTATTTGATTATCACTGCCATCTGCCGCCGAAGCTGGTTGCAGATGATGCTCAGTTTGAAAATATTTCTCAGGCATGGCTCGCCGGCGATCATTACAAATGGCGGGCAATGCGGACTAACGGAGTAGATGAAAAATTTGCCACTGGAAACGCCTCAGACCGCGAGAAATTCCAGAAATGGGCGGAAACGATTCCATACGCCCTCAAAAATCCGCTGCACCATTGGACCCATCTTGAGCTTAAGCGATATTTCGGGATTGATGAGCTTCTCTCTCCGGCCTCAGCAGACAGGATTTACGATAAAACCAGCGAGATGCTGAGAAGCAGTGAGTACAGCACCCGCAATCTAATGCGGATGATGAATGTTAAAGCTGTCTGCACTACAGATGATCCAACAGACAGCTTGGAGCATCACAAGAAAATTGCTGAGGACGGGTTTGAGATAAAAGTTCTCCCAACATGGCGGCCGGATAAGGCGATGGGAGCAGAGGATACCGGCAAGCTGATTCAGTGGATAGATAAGCTCAGCGAAACAACGGATACCGAGATAACAGATTTCGATGCATATCTCGAAGCTCTAAATAATCGCCACAGCTTTTTCCATGAAAACGGCTGCCGGATATCAGACCACGGTTTGGAAACGGTTTGCGCAGAGGATTACAGCGAAACGGAAATCAATTCAATATTCCAAAAGATTCTCTCGAAGAAAGAGCTTTCTTTCGACGAAGTGAGCAAATTCAAATCCGCAATGCTTTTTGAACTTGCAGTGATGAATCATTCCAGAGGCTGGGCACAGCAGCTTCATCTCGGTGCGCTCCGGAACAATAATTCGAAGATGTTCAATGCCCTAGGCCCTGATACGGGGTTTGATTCAATTCTTGATGCAGAAATTGCTAAGCCGCTGTCAAAATTCCTGGATAGATTAAACAGCAAAGACAGCTTGGCAAAAACCATAATCTACAACCTGAACCCAAGAGACAACGAGCTTATCGGATCAATGATAGGCAATTTTCAGGACGGCAGCATCCCGGGCAAGATGCAGTTCGGTACGGCTTGGTGGTTTTTGGACAATAAATTCGGCATGGAAAGGCAGATTGAAGCACTATCCAGCCTTGGCTTATTGAGCAGGTTCATAGGAATGCTCACAGATTCACGAAGCTTTCTTTCCTATCCGCGGCACGAGTATTTCCGGAGGATTCTTTGTAATATCCTCGGCAGCGATATAGAAAACGGTATTGTCCCCGAAGATATCGACTCTCTTGGAAGGATGGTGCAGGATATCTGCTTTAAAAATGCAGAAAATTACTTTCAGATAAACCTAACCTGA